A genomic stretch from Desulfosoma sp. includes:
- a CDS encoding cobyrinate a,c-diamide synthase: MSLRKWAFVLAAPHSGSGKTTVTLAILAALRKRGLTVQPFKVGPDFIDPGLHTLVTGTVSRNLDGWMLSRDVNRSIFARWLQAAHGAVVEGVMGLFDGYDGATEAGSTAEMAKWLEIPVVLVVDARSMARSVAALVHGFCSFDPDMRCAGIIFNRIGSEAHLEFLREAMTVSHPNLPVLGGLPREDTLKLPERHLGLVTAEEIPLDQAFVDQAARWAETHLDLNRLLTITTLETGDLESIASQAEALNPIPAVPKRGLTERPVIAVARDAVFCFYYQDNLDLLESFGARLRFFSPLAGETIPEDASALYLGGGYPEVHAKALRNNQRFFNDLQDFAASNRPIYAECGGLMVLSQSIELLSGEKVPMAGLLPFGVRMLSRRKALGYVEVVLTRSCLLGEPGMKVRGHEFHYSEIDHLSNSANLSYCYRLQARKYRLEQDEGYQVGSVLASYVHLHWGSAPQAAAFFTEAARKVFCS, translated from the coding sequence GTGTCGTTACGCAAGTGGGCTTTTGTGCTGGCTGCGCCGCACAGTGGTTCTGGGAAGACAACGGTGACTCTGGCGATTCTGGCAGCGCTTCGAAAGCGTGGTCTGACAGTTCAGCCCTTCAAGGTCGGTCCGGACTTTATCGACCCCGGTCTTCATACCCTTGTCACAGGAACCGTTTCCCGCAATCTGGACGGATGGATGCTATCCCGAGACGTGAATAGGTCCATCTTTGCCCGCTGGCTCCAGGCCGCTCATGGTGCGGTGGTGGAAGGGGTCATGGGGCTTTTCGATGGTTACGATGGTGCAACAGAAGCGGGCAGCACCGCCGAAATGGCCAAATGGCTAGAGATTCCCGTCGTCCTTGTGGTGGATGCCCGAAGTATGGCTCGAAGTGTCGCCGCCCTGGTTCATGGTTTTTGTTCTTTTGATCCGGATATGCGTTGTGCCGGGATCATATTTAATCGCATAGGGAGTGAAGCGCATTTGGAGTTTCTGCGAGAAGCCATGACGGTGTCTCATCCGAATCTTCCGGTCTTAGGTGGGCTTCCCCGCGAGGATACTCTTAAACTACCTGAGCGGCACCTGGGGCTAGTCACCGCCGAAGAAATTCCATTGGATCAAGCCTTTGTGGATCAAGCAGCCCGTTGGGCTGAGACACACCTGGATCTCAACCGATTGCTGACCATCACCACTCTGGAAACCGGGGACTTGGAGTCCATCGCGTCACAGGCGGAAGCCTTGAATCCTATTCCCGCAGTGCCTAAAAGGGGCCTAACAGAAAGGCCGGTGATCGCCGTCGCACGGGACGCCGTCTTTTGCTTCTATTATCAGGACAATCTGGACCTTTTGGAAAGCTTTGGAGCCAGACTGCGCTTCTTTTCGCCGCTTGCCGGAGAAACGATTCCCGAAGACGCTTCGGCTCTTTATCTCGGGGGTGGCTATCCGGAAGTTCATGCAAAGGCTTTACGAAATAACCAGCGTTTTTTTAACGATCTTCAAGATTTTGCCGCATCCAATCGACCCATTTACGCTGAATGCGGCGGCCTCATGGTTCTCAGTCAATCCATAGAACTTCTTTCCGGGGAAAAAGTGCCGATGGCAGGGCTTTTACCCTTTGGTGTTCGCATGCTTTCAAGACGCAAGGCTCTCGGTTACGTGGAAGTGGTTCTGACGCGTTCGTGCCTTTTGGGAGAACCGGGCATGAAGGTGCGCGGTCATGAATTTCATTACTCTGAAATTGACCACCTCAGTAACTCCGCGAACCTATCCTATTGCTATCGACTGCAAGCGCGAAAATACCGCCTGGAACAAGATGAAGGCTACCAGGTGGGATCGGTGCTTGCCAGTTATGTGCATCTGCATTGGGGCAGTGCTCCGCAGGCCGCAGCTTTCTTTACAGAAGCGGCCCGAAAGGTTTTCTGTTCATGA
- a CDS encoding ATP-binding protein, with protein MKGVFGKIFLAFCGTICAGVLLSALVLGWLFPRKDWLEGWRQASHHMVILAAVTGVQVYEEHGPDALARFVQELERDRLVRYFFLDASGRELLGRSLPQDFLENPYKPFPFATRLRQRLLPSPIEIIDIPGTFGTRYTLVRHLLAPMPPLPRSRLIPQVVSLGALVAVASILCFFLARHFVAPLRTLQQGACLLASGDFSIRVGPSLHRRHDEFGALARDFDLMAEKLGRLVEAQRQLLRDISHELRSPLTRLGVALELTRKQAPRELSPFFDRIEKESERLNTLISQVLILARLDHGESTFSFDRVALDQIVEEVARDADFEAQGKGCTVRWFLEPAEVLGSAELLRSAVENVLRNAVRYSPHGTEITVTVNRVVAKEDECVEIRVEDQGPGVPESRLEEIFRPFYRVAEARDRGSGGAGLGLAIAQKAVQRHGGKMRAVNRPEGGLCVLMQLPIAPQGRA; from the coding sequence ATGAAAGGCGTCTTTGGAAAAATTTTTTTGGCCTTTTGCGGTACGATTTGTGCCGGAGTCCTTTTATCAGCCCTGGTTCTCGGCTGGCTGTTTCCCCGAAAAGATTGGCTGGAAGGCTGGAGGCAAGCTTCGCACCACATGGTCATCCTCGCGGCCGTCACAGGGGTTCAGGTTTATGAAGAACACGGTCCGGACGCTCTAGCCCGTTTCGTGCAGGAGCTTGAAAGAGATCGCTTGGTTCGCTACTTTTTCCTTGATGCTTCCGGCAGAGAGCTCCTGGGACGTTCCCTTCCTCAAGATTTCCTTGAGAATCCCTACAAACCGTTTCCTTTTGCCACAAGGCTTCGTCAACGGCTCTTGCCTTCCCCCATCGAAATCATAGATATTCCTGGCACCTTCGGAACTCGTTACACGCTTGTTCGGCACCTTCTTGCGCCCATGCCCCCTTTGCCCCGATCTCGGCTGATTCCTCAGGTCGTGAGTCTAGGTGCCTTGGTTGCCGTAGCTTCGATTCTGTGCTTTTTCTTAGCCAGGCACTTTGTGGCACCTCTGCGAACGCTGCAACAAGGTGCGTGCCTTTTAGCTTCCGGCGATTTCAGCATTCGCGTGGGCCCGAGCCTTCATCGACGTCATGATGAATTCGGCGCATTAGCTCGGGACTTCGACCTTATGGCCGAAAAACTCGGCCGACTCGTCGAAGCCCAAAGACAGCTTCTTCGAGACATCTCGCATGAGTTGCGCTCGCCTCTGACACGCCTGGGTGTTGCCTTGGAACTGACCCGAAAACAAGCGCCCCGAGAACTCTCACCTTTTTTCGACCGCATTGAAAAGGAATCGGAAAGGCTCAACACCTTAATTTCTCAGGTGCTGATCCTGGCTCGACTGGATCATGGCGAATCAACGTTTTCCTTTGATCGTGTGGCTCTGGACCAAATTGTGGAAGAAGTGGCAAGGGACGCTGATTTCGAAGCGCAAGGAAAGGGTTGCACCGTGCGGTGGTTCCTGGAACCGGCAGAAGTGCTCGGTTCTGCGGAACTTCTGAGAAGCGCCGTTGAAAATGTTCTTCGCAATGCTGTGAGGTATTCTCCGCACGGTACGGAAATTACCGTCACCGTGAACCGGGTTGTCGCCAAGGAAGATGAGTGCGTGGAGATTCGCGTGGAAGACCAGGGCCCAGGGGTTCCTGAAAGCCGTCTGGAAGAAATCTTTCGTCCGTTTTATCGAGTGGCGGAAGCTCGGGATCGCGGCTCAGGAGGTGCCGGTTTGGGTTTGGCCATTGCCCAAAAGGCCGTGCAACGGCACGGAGGGAAAATGCGCGCCGTGAATCGACCCGAGGGTGGTCTATGTGTCCTCATGCAACTGCCCATCGCACCTCAGGGTCGTGCCTAA
- a CDS encoding methylated-DNA--[protein]-cysteine S-methyltransferase yields the protein MSSFWVDLFFLSSWGWILTAATDKGVCACHILSLSSQKDTASSQPFHVRQAAEAFLLRLFPHWKPIWKPNEVSMAAREALMAYFSGSREHPRVPVHWISGTPFQHKVWQELCRIPYGATLCYGDVANRLGLSQGARAVGQACGKNPTAIFVPCHRVVGRHGSLGGYSGGVHIKKALLALEEAWPEIRRLP from the coding sequence ATGTCTTCTTTTTGGGTCGATCTCTTCTTTCTTTCTTCCTGGGGATGGATTCTTACGGCAGCCACCGACAAAGGTGTGTGCGCCTGTCATATCTTGAGCCTGAGTTCTCAAAAAGATACCGCAAGCTCGCAACCTTTCCATGTGCGACAGGCGGCGGAAGCGTTCCTGCTCAGGTTGTTTCCACACTGGAAACCGATATGGAAACCCAATGAAGTGTCTATGGCAGCTCGTGAAGCCTTGATGGCCTATTTTTCAGGATCCAGGGAACACCCTCGCGTCCCTGTGCACTGGATTTCCGGAACCCCCTTTCAACACAAGGTTTGGCAAGAACTTTGCCGCATTCCTTACGGGGCCACCCTGTGTTATGGGGACGTCGCGAACCGTCTCGGCCTTTCTCAGGGAGCTCGAGCCGTAGGACAAGCTTGCGGCAAGAATCCCACGGCCATTTTTGTTCCCTGTCATCGGGTTGTGGGTCGTCACGGTTCTTTGGGAGGCTATTCAGGAGGAGTCCATATCAAAAAGGCCTTGCTTGCCCTGGAAGAAGCCTGGCCCGAAATTCGGCGTTTACCTTGA
- a CDS encoding inositol-3-phosphate synthase translates to MLEKELKRKGDIEAPRGKLGVLIPGIGGAVATTFVAGVEAIRRGLAEPIGSLTQMGTIRLGKRDEYRVPRIKDFVPLASLDDIVFAGWDIYEANGYDAALFAKVLRREHLEPIRDFLQTIQPMKAVFDRRFVKNLDGNHVKSGSSLRDLTEALKEDIQHFKQAHGIDRCVMIWCGSTEVYLKPEEPHQSLDAFLDAVKKNDPRISPSMIYALAALESGIPFINGAPNLTVDIPAMVSLAKEKKVPIAGKDFKTGQTLMKTILAPGLKARMLGLEGWYSTNILGNRDGLVLDDKDSFKTKEESKLSVLEYILQPQLYPSLYKNYYHKVTINYYPPRGDNKEGWDCIDIFGWMGYPMQIKVDFQCRDSILAAPLCLDLVLFADLAQRVGMYGIQEWLSFYFKSPMHKEGLYPEHDLFIQLMKLKNTLRYLMGEEQITHFGLDYYMNDLA, encoded by the coding sequence GTGCTGGAAAAAGAGCTCAAGCGTAAAGGAGACATCGAGGCGCCCCGAGGCAAGCTGGGCGTGCTCATTCCAGGAATCGGCGGAGCTGTGGCCACCACCTTTGTGGCCGGCGTGGAAGCCATTCGCCGAGGGCTTGCGGAACCCATCGGCTCTCTCACGCAAATGGGCACCATTCGTTTGGGCAAACGCGATGAATATCGCGTTCCGCGCATCAAAGACTTCGTCCCTCTGGCCTCTCTTGATGACATTGTTTTTGCCGGTTGGGACATCTACGAAGCCAATGGTTATGACGCCGCCCTTTTTGCCAAGGTGCTCCGCAGGGAACATTTAGAACCCATTCGTGATTTTCTGCAAACCATTCAGCCCATGAAAGCGGTCTTTGACCGCCGTTTCGTCAAAAACCTCGACGGCAACCATGTCAAATCGGGATCCAGCCTGCGTGATCTCACGGAAGCCCTCAAAGAAGACATTCAGCATTTCAAACAGGCTCACGGCATCGACCGTTGCGTCATGATCTGGTGCGGCAGCACGGAAGTCTACCTCAAGCCGGAAGAACCGCATCAATCCCTGGACGCCTTTTTGGATGCGGTCAAAAAAAACGATCCGCGCATTTCCCCTAGTATGATCTATGCCCTGGCAGCCCTGGAAAGCGGTATTCCCTTTATCAACGGGGCTCCCAATCTCACGGTGGATATTCCCGCGATGGTGAGCTTGGCCAAAGAAAAGAAAGTTCCCATCGCCGGCAAGGATTTCAAAACCGGTCAGACTCTGATGAAAACAATTCTGGCCCCAGGACTTAAAGCACGCATGCTGGGCTTGGAAGGCTGGTATTCCACCAATATTTTGGGAAACCGGGACGGACTGGTATTGGACGACAAGGATTCGTTCAAAACCAAGGAAGAAAGTAAACTCTCGGTTCTCGAATATATCCTTCAGCCGCAGCTTTATCCGAGCCTGTACAAAAACTACTACCACAAAGTGACCATTAATTATTATCCGCCCCGTGGAGACAATAAGGAAGGCTGGGACTGCATCGATATTTTCGGCTGGATGGGTTACCCCATGCAGATCAAGGTGGATTTTCAATGCCGCGATAGCATTTTGGCGGCTCCTTTGTGTCTGGACTTGGTCCTTTTCGCCGATCTGGCTCAACGTGTAGGCATGTATGGCATTCAGGAATGGCTGTCTTTCTATTTCAAGAGCCCCATGCACAAGGAAGGGCTGTATCCTGAACATGATCTTTTCATCCAGCTCATGAAATTGAAAAATACCCTTCGCTACCTTATGGGGGAAGAGCAAATTACCCATTTTGGGTTAGATTACTACATGAACGACTTGGCATGA
- the cbiB gene encoding adenosylcobinamide-phosphate synthase CbiB has translation MPGLSSFSPVSLGLAFVLDLIFGDPPTWPHPVRWIGRVLEKTEPFFYGKRSGAKAQRFRGALYWFFHVSWVLSFVSLLLLAVSWIHEGLAALLGICLAYTTLATRSLYDAAHSVAVALKAGDLEEARRRLSHIVSRNTEHLDEEGIWRALLETVSENFSDGVIAPLFYLAIAGPAGAMLYKAVNTMDSMVGYKNDRYLHFGWWAARADDVFNWIPARLSALVLLTAGALCGMDWRHAKAVMKRDARKTSSPNAGYPEAVAAGLLGIELGGPAVYFGKPVMKPTLGDPLREPDLEAFRRMIRLLFVGATLGAMLAVFVRFSLSR, from the coding sequence GTGCCGGGATTGAGCTCTTTTTCTCCTGTTTCTCTTGGGCTGGCTTTCGTCTTGGACCTCATTTTTGGAGATCCACCCACGTGGCCCCATCCGGTGCGCTGGATCGGGCGTGTCCTGGAAAAGACGGAACCTTTTTTTTATGGAAAACGAAGCGGAGCAAAGGCGCAGCGTTTTCGGGGCGCCTTGTATTGGTTCTTTCATGTTTCGTGGGTCCTTTCTTTTGTGAGTCTTCTGCTTTTGGCCGTTTCCTGGATCCACGAAGGTCTTGCGGCTTTGTTGGGTATTTGTTTGGCTTACACGACTCTGGCCACTCGAAGCCTTTACGATGCGGCTCACTCTGTGGCCGTGGCCTTGAAAGCCGGGGACTTGGAGGAAGCACGACGACGTCTCTCGCACATTGTGAGCCGTAACACCGAGCACTTGGATGAAGAGGGTATCTGGCGGGCGCTGCTTGAGACGGTTTCCGAAAATTTTTCTGACGGCGTTATAGCTCCCCTTTTTTACTTAGCTATTGCCGGTCCTGCCGGAGCCATGCTCTACAAGGCCGTCAACACCATGGATTCCATGGTAGGCTACAAAAATGATCGTTACCTGCATTTCGGATGGTGGGCAGCACGAGCCGACGACGTCTTTAACTGGATTCCTGCACGGTTGAGTGCTCTTGTGCTTTTGACGGCCGGCGCTTTGTGCGGCATGGATTGGCGACATGCCAAGGCGGTCATGAAACGGGATGCTCGAAAAACTTCAAGCCCCAACGCCGGTTACCCGGAAGCGGTTGCGGCCGGGCTTTTGGGAATCGAGCTGGGAGGTCCGGCTGTCTATTTCGGTAAACCCGTGATGAAACCTACCTTGGGGGATCCTTTGAGAGAACCCGATCTAGAAGCCTTTCGGCGCATGATTCGTTTGCTTTTTGTGGGAGCAACCTTGGGGGCGATGCTGGCCGTTTTTGTGCGGTTTAGTCTGTCCAGATGA
- a CDS encoding Spy/CpxP family protein refolding chaperone, whose translation MNKGKTKILGLLGVLFLVVFGLRAEGYAFGFRGHGPGIFGPDRGGMFFQFLEKIVELKLTPEQQEKILEVLKKHRNEFEGAFQRVGAAHKKLNDVISQDNSTEAAVREAHKAAAAAQEDLAVLRAKVRREIMPLLTEEQRSKVQAWMQERASGPLGKDFPMPQSPKP comes from the coding sequence ATGAACAAAGGGAAAACGAAGATACTTGGTCTGTTAGGGGTCCTCTTTCTGGTCGTTTTCGGTTTGAGAGCAGAGGGCTACGCTTTCGGCTTTCGAGGGCATGGGCCTGGAATCTTTGGTCCGGACAGAGGCGGTATGTTTTTTCAGTTTCTCGAAAAAATCGTGGAACTGAAGCTGACTCCGGAACAACAGGAAAAAATTCTAGAGGTGCTCAAAAAACATCGAAACGAATTTGAAGGGGCTTTTCAGCGTGTGGGCGCGGCGCATAAAAAACTCAACGATGTCATCTCACAGGATAACTCCACGGAAGCAGCCGTAAGAGAAGCCCATAAAGCCGCCGCGGCAGCTCAAGAAGATCTGGCTGTCCTGAGGGCCAAGGTGCGTCGAGAGATCATGCCTTTACTGACCGAAGAGCAACGGTCCAAGGTGCAAGCTTGGATGCAGGAGCGCGCCTCCGGTCCATTGGGTAAAGACTTTCCCATGCCTCAATCGCCGAAACCCTAA
- a CDS encoding response regulator transcription factor, producing MERKVRLLIIDDDWELCTLLQEYLEPFGFTVACVHDGEEGMRALEEHSFDLIILDVMLPGRDGLEVLRSLRTRSDVPVLMLTARGEDVDRIVGLELGADDYLPKPFNPREILARLRALLRRTQRSMPGGMLSVSEALDRRSDLLTVGDVELSPSTRTVRRQGELVPLTAVEFNLLEVLMASAGKVVSREELSLKVLGRKLQPYDRSLDVHVSNLRKKLGDLPDGMERIKTIRGVGYLYVAL from the coding sequence ATGGAAAGGAAAGTTCGACTTCTGATCATTGATGATGATTGGGAGTTATGCACGCTGTTACAGGAGTATCTTGAGCCCTTTGGGTTTACCGTCGCGTGTGTTCACGACGGCGAAGAGGGAATGCGAGCTTTGGAGGAACATTCCTTTGATCTGATTATTCTTGATGTGATGCTGCCTGGTCGGGATGGATTAGAAGTTTTGCGCTCCTTACGAACCCGAAGCGATGTGCCCGTGCTCATGCTGACAGCTCGGGGTGAGGATGTGGATCGTATCGTAGGGTTGGAGCTCGGAGCGGATGATTACCTTCCCAAGCCTTTCAATCCAAGGGAGATTCTAGCCCGGTTACGGGCGTTGCTTCGGCGAACCCAGCGATCCATGCCAGGTGGAATGCTCTCGGTATCGGAAGCTTTGGACCGACGCTCGGATCTTTTGACCGTTGGGGATGTGGAATTATCGCCTTCCACGCGCACGGTGCGGCGTCAGGGTGAGTTGGTGCCCTTGACGGCGGTGGAATTCAATCTCTTGGAAGTTTTGATGGCATCCGCCGGAAAGGTTGTGAGCAGGGAAGAATTGAGCCTCAAGGTTTTGGGTCGAAAGCTTCAACCCTATGATCGAAGTCTCGATGTTCATGTAAGCAATTTACGAAAAAAGCTAGGGGATCTTCCTGACGGCATGGAGCGGATCAAGACGATTCGCGGCGTGGGCTACCTTTACGTGGCTCTGTAA
- a CDS encoding cytoplasmic protein, giving the protein MKDLKGGDGGMGAKHSHRFVETYDGLVAFGFSRDVDEKSLMVYLQKFSDDGLLNILVPRLSDRELTELFDTISNLMRKYLTDKEYHRYFLKEETHSDPESEKHT; this is encoded by the coding sequence ATGAAGGACCTAAAGGGAGGTGACGGCGGTATGGGCGCCAAACATTCCCACCGCTTCGTGGAAACCTATGACGGCCTTGTGGCTTTTGGATTTTCGCGGGACGTCGACGAGAAATCTCTTATGGTCTACCTTCAAAAGTTCTCGGACGACGGCCTTTTAAATATCCTTGTGCCACGCCTATCGGATCGGGAATTGACCGAACTGTTCGATACCATCTCCAACCTGATGCGAAAATATCTGACCGATAAAGAGTACCATAGGTACTTTCTTAAAGAGGAAACTCACTCTGACCCTGAAAGCGAGAAGCATACCTGA
- the cobD gene encoding threonine-phosphate decarboxylase CobD — MEMSGTDPLSIHGGNVFEMARRLGCAPEDIIDFSASINPLGPPDGLLEVLIEAYHSVQHYPDIANKTLVDAIAARYGLDSTSVVVGNGSTELIYLLPKVIEASSVLAVVPTFKEYLKAFALHGCRMHLCEAEAQYNFQPTVDQLRRAMDTLAPKALLITHPGSPCGSLIPRDVRCFLVEETRRRGMTLVVDEVFIDFCEEESFLEALAQHERLILIRSMTKFYGIPGLRLGYVLTSFDWAARLRDQVPPWSVNTLAQAAGVYCLRQDFYRQETLKLVSAERGRLSEVLGRISGFKVFPSAANYLLVRLESTLSTAAQLKEELLVRHRLLIRDCANFDGLTPQDFRVAVRLPHENDRLIEALNQWRQTSV, encoded by the coding sequence ATGGAAATGTCAGGAACTGACCCTTTATCGATTCATGGTGGTAATGTCTTCGAAATGGCACGGCGATTGGGGTGTGCTCCCGAAGACATTATCGATTTCAGTGCCAGTATCAATCCGCTAGGGCCCCCCGATGGGCTCTTGGAAGTCCTGATCGAGGCATACCATAGCGTGCAGCATTATCCCGACATCGCCAATAAAACTCTGGTGGATGCCATCGCCGCCCGTTACGGTCTGGATTCCACCAGCGTTGTTGTGGGCAATGGGTCCACGGAGCTTATCTATCTCCTTCCCAAGGTCATCGAAGCGTCTTCAGTGCTGGCGGTGGTGCCGACTTTCAAGGAATACCTGAAAGCCTTTGCGCTTCATGGATGCCGAATGCACTTGTGCGAGGCTGAAGCTCAGTACAACTTTCAGCCTACCGTGGATCAGCTGCGTCGGGCCATGGATACTTTGGCTCCGAAAGCGCTATTGATCACGCATCCTGGCAGTCCGTGTGGATCCTTGATTCCTCGGGACGTGCGTTGTTTCCTCGTGGAAGAAACACGTCGTCGAGGCATGACCCTTGTGGTTGACGAGGTTTTTATAGACTTTTGTGAAGAAGAATCCTTCCTTGAAGCGTTGGCACAGCATGAGCGTTTAATACTGATACGGTCCATGACCAAGTTTTACGGTATTCCGGGATTACGCTTAGGATATGTGCTGACTTCTTTCGATTGGGCCGCTCGGCTGCGAGACCAGGTGCCTCCATGGTCCGTGAACACTCTGGCTCAAGCCGCTGGGGTGTATTGTCTGCGGCAGGATTTTTATCGTCAAGAGACATTGAAACTGGTCAGTGCCGAAAGAGGGCGTTTGAGCGAGGTCTTGGGTCGAATATCAGGCTTCAAGGTTTTTCCTTCGGCAGCTAATTACCTGCTTGTGCGCCTCGAGTCCACGCTTTCCACAGCGGCCCAGCTCAAGGAAGAACTCCTGGTGCGTCATCGGCTGCTTATTCGAGACTGCGCCAATTTTGACGGCTTGACGCCCCAGGATTTTCGTGTTGCCGTGCGATTACCTCACGAGAACGACCGCCTCATTGAAGCCCTGAATCAGTGGCGTCAGACAAGTGTCTAG
- a CDS encoding methyltransferase domain-containing protein translates to MWERLRDRFMRSRWAFEWRYLRGQTPWDTGITPPEVMEFLAHTPPGKALDLGCGTGTNAITMARHGWQVTAVDFSPRAIQKARQKAASAGLSIAFHVADVTNLSMLHGPYEYVLDIGCLFALSREGRRRYARELERLTAPSSWYMLYAWLPRPWRGSLWGISVEEVHSLFSSAFTRERYVIGEEKGHPSAWYWYRRT, encoded by the coding sequence ATGTGGGAGCGCCTGCGAGATCGATTCATGAGAAGCCGATGGGCCTTTGAATGGCGTTATCTTCGGGGCCAAACTCCGTGGGACACAGGCATCACGCCTCCCGAGGTGATGGAATTTCTCGCACACACCCCTCCGGGCAAAGCCCTTGACCTGGGTTGCGGAACCGGGACCAATGCCATCACCATGGCACGGCATGGCTGGCAGGTGACCGCCGTGGATTTTTCACCTCGAGCCATTCAAAAAGCGCGTCAAAAGGCCGCGTCCGCAGGCCTTTCCATCGCTTTTCATGTTGCGGATGTCACCAACCTTTCCATGCTTCACGGACCTTACGAATATGTCCTCGATATCGGTTGCCTGTTCGCTTTGAGCCGTGAGGGGCGCCGTCGATACGCGCGGGAACTGGAACGTCTTACCGCCCCTTCCTCCTGGTACATGCTTTACGCATGGCTTCCGCGTCCTTGGCGCGGGAGCCTTTGGGGCATTTCCGTAGAGGAAGTGCACAGTCTTTTCAGTTCCGCATTTACACGGGAACGCTACGTCATCGGCGAAGAAAAAGGACACCCTTCGGCCTGGTACTGGTATCGCCGCACATGA
- a CDS encoding cobyric acid synthase: MKSRSAKTLMFLGTGSDVGKSVLAAAFCRIFKQDGYGVAPFKAQNMALNSYITPEGGEIGRAQAVQAEAAGIAPHVDMNPILLKPTSSMGSQVIVLGKAIGNFSAKEYYAYKKELVSVVQKAFERLAACYDIVVLEGAGSAVELNLKEHDLVNLAMARLAQSPCLLVGDIDRGGLFAALLGSLMLMEKEEQALIAGFIVNKFRGDPDLFQTGVRILEERSHRPVLGVIPYFQHIAVPEEDSVALARRVKKRSEVQECSERYRIGVVRLPYISNYTDFDCLERDSRVDLVYFEKPPDVFRCDAVILPGSKNTIEDMLSLERSGMADALRAYHKSGGILVGICGGYQMLGRRIVDPLGTESRVQETQGLGLLPMITEMASEKITSQVIARLRLPSPLGSEDLFPLHGYEIHMGRSRFEDGAFTQALLEVVQRNGLDVPFHEAADGAWTDDGRVWGTYLHGIFDNDSFRDRFLAFVAARKGKSSDGQTSQPFQFFRWKEEQYDLLADFVRRHCDVDRIYRIMGLK; this comes from the coding sequence ATGAAGTCTCGATCCGCAAAGACCCTTATGTTTCTGGGGACAGGTTCCGACGTGGGCAAGAGTGTCTTGGCGGCCGCCTTTTGCCGCATTTTCAAGCAGGACGGCTATGGGGTGGCGCCTTTTAAAGCTCAGAATATGGCACTCAATTCTTATATCACACCTGAAGGCGGAGAAATAGGGCGCGCCCAGGCGGTGCAGGCGGAAGCCGCTGGTATTGCTCCGCACGTGGATATGAATCCCATTCTGTTAAAACCCACTTCGTCCATGGGTTCTCAAGTGATTGTTCTGGGCAAAGCCATCGGGAACTTTTCCGCGAAGGAATACTACGCTTACAAAAAAGAATTGGTTTCCGTGGTTCAAAAGGCTTTCGAGCGGCTTGCTGCATGCTATGACATCGTGGTTTTGGAAGGTGCCGGCAGCGCTGTGGAACTCAATCTCAAAGAGCATGACCTGGTGAACCTGGCGATGGCCCGTTTGGCTCAATCTCCCTGCCTTCTGGTGGGAGACATCGATCGCGGCGGTCTTTTCGCTGCTCTTCTTGGTTCTCTCATGCTCATGGAAAAGGAAGAGCAGGCCCTCATTGCGGGATTTATCGTGAACAAGTTTCGTGGGGATCCCGATTTGTTTCAAACCGGGGTGCGCATCCTCGAGGAACGTTCCCATCGGCCGGTTCTTGGAGTTATTCCCTACTTTCAGCATATTGCTGTTCCCGAAGAAGACAGTGTGGCTTTGGCCAGGCGTGTGAAAAAAAGATCGGAGGTGCAGGAGTGTTCGGAAAGATACCGCATCGGCGTGGTACGGTTGCCTTACATTTCCAACTATACGGATTTCGACTGCCTGGAGCGGGATTCACGAGTGGATTTGGTCTATTTTGAAAAGCCCCCCGATGTTTTTCGCTGCGATGCCGTGATTCTTCCTGGAAGCAAGAACACCATAGAGGACATGCTGTCTTTGGAGCGCTCCGGCATGGCTGATGCCCTTCGTGCCTACCACAAGTCCGGTGGGATCCTTGTTGGGATTTGCGGAGGCTATCAGATGCTGGGCCGACGTATTGTGGATCCTTTGGGAACGGAAAGCCGTGTGCAGGAAACTCAAGGTTTGGGGCTTCTTCCCATGATCACGGAAATGGCTTCGGAAAAAATCACCAGCCAGGTCATTGCCCGTTTGCGTCTACCCAGCCCTTTAGGTTCCGAGGATCTTTTTCCTCTGCACGGCTACGAAATTCACATGGGTCGATCCCGTTTTGAAGACGGGGCTTTCACGCAGGCGCTTCTAGAAGTCGTGCAGCGAAACGGCCTGGACGTGCCTTTTCATGAAGCGGCCGACGGCGCTTGGACCGATGATGGACGTGTGTGGGGCACCTATCTTCATGGCATCTTTGACAACGACTCCTTTCGCGATAGGTTTCTGGCCTTTGTCGCCGCTCGCAAAGGAAAGTCTTCAGATGGTCAAACATCCCAGCCTTTTCAGTTTTTTCGGTGGAAAGAGGAGCAGTACGATCTTTTGGCGGATTTCGTTCGCCGTCACTGTGATGTGGACCGCATCTACCGAATCATGGGCTTGAAATAA